The following is a genomic window from Bactrocera tryoni isolate S06 chromosome 2, CSIRO_BtryS06_freeze2, whole genome shotgun sequence.
ACAACATCAATGTTCAAAAAATACAACAGAGGCGGTTAATATAGTGGATAAATACGATCAAAAGATTTTGAAGACGCGCTTAAATAAAATGGGGCGATTATGTCCTAAATGtggtaaaaaatttgcaaaaccaACAGTTTGTAAAGTGCATACAACAAATATACATGGTTTAGATAAGCCTGCTGGACTTGGCTTTGAAAAGCTTAGTGCTGATAACGTTGATAGTAATCGCGAAAAATACCGTTGTAACGAATGCTTGAGCTTCGTTGTAGAAAAACTGGATTTAAGTTTAATGTCAGAACATGCTAGAGAACATTTTCCGTACGATAGTTTTTGGTGCATGCTATGTGACGaacaatttaaattcaaattgctAGCTATTAAACATAAATGTCCGAATGATACAAGAACAGTGGAAGAAAATAATGATGGTGATTTTGAAAGCACAGCGCACACCAAATATCCTAAAACATTTGAGAagattataaagaaattttgtcCCGAATGCAACTTTGAAGTGCCAACAATGAAAGCTTGGCGTTGGCATATAAGTAAATACCATGAAATGACAACACTTACCGGTTTACAGATGAAACAAGCGAAGGGCAATTTGGTAGAGTGTTTAATTTGTCAGGTAAAGACGACATATGTAAGGCGTTTGGATCATCGATTTGTACATCTGCCATTTAAGCCCTATCAATGCAGATATTGTTTAGAATATTTCATCGAAGTGGAAAAGGCGAAAGCGCATTGTGGTGACTGTGCTGTTGCACCAACAGAATTCGACGAAACGGAGGAAACAAAAAAGGCACAAGCTAATAAGCGTACAGCGTCCAAAGGCATGGAAGCAAAAATTGATAATAAGAGAgccaaaatacaaaataaacgcGAAACTGTCTCACATGTAAAAGCGAACGGAGCAAACTCGTCCAGTGAACGGTTAGACTCCGAAAGTGAAAATGATAATGCAGACGCCAACAGATGTGTTAGTGTTGTACTTACAGATGATAATGACTTCGCAAAATTCATACGTATAAGCTGTCCATTATGCCCGGATACGGAATTCGAATCGAATCTAATGCTGACGCGTCACTTCAACGAAGCTCATAATAATTTTCGAGAACACTTCACAATTCATCAAACAAATGCGGCGAATTGTAAAacgtgcaaaaaatattttaatgtcgTATACAAGAAAACTATGATTAAGCActatttaagtgaaattaacGCTACATGTTTCTGTTGTCGTCTATGTgataaaaatatactatattttgaaacaatgCGCTCACATCTGCTGGACGATCATCAGGCTGTGATTGCCGGTCAGCAGACACATGAGAATAGCAACACAACCGCAGAAGCTGGTGAGGAGGTCGATCCTTTGAAAGTAACCGCTGTAGATATATCGAAGGTGTCGCGTACAACCATGGCAATACCGAGCGTTAAAACTGCggtatttaatgaatttaatgaaTACATTTCATATGCATGTCCCGAATGCAATGAGCATTTCGACACATCCGAACAATGGCATTTACACATAAACGGTGCACATAGTTTCTTCGAACAACATCAGCTGAATATTGAAGCCACATCAGATGGTTTTAAACGTTGCAAACAGTGTAGTGTTAATATAAGTGGCGGCATCCTGGCCGAACAAAGACATAAGCTAACACATATGCAATACAAATCGTTCATTTGTATTCTCTGTCAACATCGTTCGACCACGTTAGGTGTGCTCACACAGCATTTTCGCCGTCGTCACTTCGCCAAGGGCACGTTTAAGTGTGTTCTATGTCCAAGTGTGCTAAGTACTTCATGCGAACAAATCGAACATATGAAGAATGAGCATGATCCCAGTGAATATCCATCGAAATTATGTCGCGTCTGCTTCAGCATGTTCAGCTCGATCAACTCGCTGAACACACATATGGATTTGCATAATCCCAATCGAAAAGTGTTTCAGTGCGACTACTGCGACCGTTATTATAAGTACAAGAGAGAATTGGGTTTACACGTGCGTGCTAAACATCCCGAACAAGAAGCCAAAGCCAGTGAAGGAGGTAACTAAAAaactctttttatttatttatttagaaaattaattaaaggtAATGATAATGGTAAACgtattttaaacataaaattattagtttatctATTGCTATCAGTCAAATCAAGTGAACAAAGTTTAGTGAGAtaaatgtactatatgtatgtatatacattcaaTAATGTGCAATGAATTGGGCGCTGTGAGTTGTGGTAATGACTTTTCGTATA
Proteins encoded in this region:
- the LOC120769726 gene encoding zinc finger protein 62-like isoform X3, which codes for MDKEPIIMTHALPNKEVINNQLNIEVNLKKDAEFISEEYESDSNTNSNADNEEYYDSVSENSFECEPDVNRSFPILHNLETKKKMCINSSNYIYGKYVLRQCPMCDSEFNSAHCWKKHINYIHHLATPEDLQFKYNEVGAKCKICDFQTATPDFNKLLDHQISHMPFSLFLKCKLCDWRTKTHPSMNFHLRQVHSDKLDMTKKSIELTVCPYCQQEFSSQWYLRKHMFQEHEKTIDDRTCFICLDCGEEFPTNVSLRAHVFEKFADKSVEELSFKEVISVGEDNDISYKCTQCPTIYRKSTSSRTLTNLREHYMLHLGELTGKHAYKCKYCDESFRRFDYMRLHICEELRKALQSCANSHTILSAKGRRNKLSKKNVQQEPVELKRDYMKHIRHVCLKCGNSYGKLFHCKRHMYIKHGMSKPSGLDFKKIANQSASEVYECTICEEFTCDLDLNTMLVHARIHTVYDPLLCKICNTSFAYETDIPGHDCVDVEVVETVKESRYPREIPIPNMDTFCPKCDLTYTTPSSLTRHMNRMHGMHEPYGLGFVVCETNGSTEVVFRCTQCENFTINVKNLKAMLEHARLHLPYESFRCVFCKERFHFKEQARQHQCSKNTTEAVNIVDKYDQKILKTRLNKMGRLCPKCGKKFAKPTVCKVHTTNIHGLDKPAGLGFEKLSADNVDSNREKYRCNECLSFVVEKLDLSLMSEHAREHFPYDSFWCMLCDEQFKFKLLAIKHKCPNDTRTVEENNDGDFESTAHTKYPKTFEKIIKKFCPECNFEVPTMKAWRWHISKYHEMTTLTGLQMKQAKGNLVECLICQVKTTYVRRLDHRFVHLPFKPYQCRYCLEYFIEVEKAKAHCGDCAVAPTEFDETEETKKAQANKRTASKGMEAKIDNKRAKIQNKRETVSHVKANGANSSSERLDSESENDNADANRCVSVVLTDDNDFAKFIRISCPLCPDTEFESNLMLTRHFNEAHNNFREHFTIHQTNAANCKTCKKYFNVVYKKTMIKHYLSEINATCFCCRLCDKNILYFETMRSHLLDDHQAVIAGQQTHENSNTTAEAGEEVDPLKVTAVDISKVSRTTMAIPSVKTAVFNEFNEYISYACPECNEHFDTSEQWHLHINGAHSFFEQHQLNIEATSDGFKRCKQCSVNISGGILAEQRHKLTHMQYKSFICILCQHRSTTLGVLTQHFRRRHFAKGTFKCVLCPSVLSTSCEQIEHMKNEHDPSEYPSKLCRVCFSMFSSINSLNTHMDLHNPNRKVFQCDYCDRYYKYKRELGLHVRAKHPEQEAKASEGVNI
- the LOC120769726 gene encoding zinc finger protein 62-like isoform X2, which produces MDKEPIIMTHALPNKEVINNQLNIEVNLKKDAEFISEEYESDSNTNSNADNEEYYDSVSENSFECEPDVNRSFPILHNLETKKKMCINSSNYIYGKYVLRQCPMCDSEFNSAHCWKKHINYIHHLATPEDLQFKYNEVGAKCKICDFQTATPDFNKLLDHQISHMPFSLFLKCKLCDWRTKTHPSMNFHLRQVHSDKLDMTKKSIELTVCPYCQQEFSSQWYLRKHMFQEHEKTIDDRTCFICLDCGEEFPTNVSLRAHVFEKFADKSVEELSFKEVISVGEDNDISYKCTQCPTIYRKSTSSRTLTNLREHYMLHLGELTGKHAYKCKYCDESFRRFDYMRLHICEELRKALQSCANSHTILSAKGRRNKLSKKNVQQEPVELKRDYMKHIRHVCLKCGNSYGKLFHCKRHMYIKHGMSKPSGLDFKKIANQSASEVYECTICEEFTCDLDLNTMLVHARIHTVYDPLLCKICNTSFAYETDIPGHDCVDVEVVETVKESRYPREIPIPNMDTFCPKCDLTYTTPSSLTRHMNRMHGMHEPYGLGFVVCETNGSTEVVFRCTQCENFTINVKNLKAMLEHARLHLPYESFRCVFCKERFHFKEQARQHQCSKNTTEAVNIVDKYDQKILKTRLNKMGRLCPKCGKKFAKPTVCKVHTTNIHGLDKPAGLGFEKLSADNVDSNREKYRCNECLSFVVEKLDLSLMSEHAREHFPYDSFWCMLCDEQFKFKLLAIKHKCPNDTRTVEENNDGDFESTAHTKYPKTFEKIIKKFCPECNFEVPTMKAWRWHISKYHEMTTLTGLQMKQAKGNLVECLICQVKTTYVRRLDHRFVHLPFKPYQCRYCLEYFIEVEKAKAHCGDCAVAPTEFDETEETKKAQANKRTASKGMEAKIDNKRAKIQNKRETVSHVKANGANSSSERLDSESENDNADANRCVSVVLTDDNDFAKFIRISCPLCPDTEFESNLMLTRHFNEAHNNFREHFTIHQTNAANCKTCKKYFNVVYKKTMIKHYLSEINATCFCCRLCDKNILYFETMRSHLLDDHQAVIAGQQTHENSNTTAEAGEEVDPLKVTAVDISKVSRTTMAIPSVKTAVFNEFNEYISYACPECNEHFDTSEQWHLHINGAHSFFEQHQLNIEATSDGFKRCKQCSVNISGGILAEQRHKLTHMQYKSFICILCQHRSTTLGVLTQHFRRRHFAKGTFKCVLCPSVLSTSCEQIEHMKNEHDPSEYPSKLCRVCFSMFSSINSLNTHMDLHNPNRKVFQCDYCDRYYKYKRELGLHVRAKHPEQEAKASEGVFLFAN
- the LOC120769726 gene encoding zinc finger protein Xfin-like isoform X1, which produces MDKEPIIMTHALPNKEVINNQLNIEVNLKKDAEFISEEYESDSNTNSNADNEEYYDSVSENSFECEPDVNRSFPILHNLETKKKMCINSSNYIYGKYVLRQCPMCDSEFNSAHCWKKHINYIHHLATPEDLQFKYNEVGAKCKICDFQTATPDFNKLLDHQISHMPFSLFLKCKLCDWRTKTHPSMNFHLRQVHSDKLDMTKKSIELTVCPYCQQEFSSQWYLRKHMFQEHEKTIDDRTCFICLDCGEEFPTNVSLRAHVFEKFADKSVEELSFKEVISVGEDNDISYKCTQCPTIYRKSTSSRTLTNLREHYMLHLGELTGKHAYKCKYCDESFRRFDYMRLHICEELRKALQSCANSHTILSAKGRRNKLSKKNVQQEPVELKRDYMKHIRHVCLKCGNSYGKLFHCKRHMYIKHGMSKPSGLDFKKIANQSASEVYECTICEEFTCDLDLNTMLVHARIHTVYDPLLCKICNTSFAYETDIPGHDCVDVEVVETVKESRYPREIPIPNMDTFCPKCDLTYTTPSSLTRHMNRMHGMHEPYGLGFVVCETNGSTEVVFRCTQCENFTINVKNLKAMLEHARLHLPYESFRCVFCKERFHFKEQARQHQCSKNTTEAVNIVDKYDQKILKTRLNKMGRLCPKCGKKFAKPTVCKVHTTNIHGLDKPAGLGFEKLSADNVDSNREKYRCNECLSFVVEKLDLSLMSEHAREHFPYDSFWCMLCDEQFKFKLLAIKHKCPNDTRTVEENNDGDFESTAHTKYPKTFEKIIKKFCPECNFEVPTMKAWRWHISKYHEMTTLTGLQMKQAKGNLVECLICQVKTTYVRRLDHRFVHLPFKPYQCRYCLEYFIEVEKAKAHCGDCAVAPTEFDETEETKKAQANKRTASKGMEAKIDNKRAKIQNKRETVSHVKANGANSSSERLDSESENDNADANRCVSVVLTDDNDFAKFIRISCPLCPDTEFESNLMLTRHFNEAHNNFREHFTIHQTNAANCKTCKKYFNVVYKKTMIKHYLSEINATCFCCRLCDKNILYFETMRSHLLDDHQAVIAGQQTHENSNTTAEAGEEVDPLKVTAVDISKVSRTTMAIPSVKTAVFNEFNEYISYACPECNEHFDTSEQWHLHINGAHSFFEQHQLNIEATSDGFKRCKQCSVNISGGILAEQRHKLTHMQYKSFICILCQHRSTTLGVLTQHFRRRHFAKGTFKCVLCPSVLSTSCEQIEHMKNEHDPSEYPSKLCRVCFSMFSSINSLNTHMDLHNPNRKVFQCDYCDRYYKYKRELGLHVRAKHPEQEAKASEGDRNISKIPKNRQSKMYCICVTIIFICKYVKIYELILHIARRLDFHCQLLFAGFFMCTYRNANWSARTRHSLVTAT